The Minwuia thermotolerans genomic sequence ACATGCTCGCCAAGGTCGCCGGCGGGCAGGAGAGCCACGGCGCCCCGCCGGGCCTCTATCTGGCGCTGGCGCCGCTGACCTTCTGGCCGTTCTCGCTGCTGGGCCTGCTGGCGCTGCCCTGGATCTGGCGCAGCCGCCGCCGCGGCGAGGTGCTGCTGCTGCTCGGCTGGGCGCTGCTGACCTGGGTCGTCTTCGCGCTGACGCCGACCAAGCTGGCCCACTACGTGCTGCCGGCCTATCCGGCGCTGGCGATCCTCGCCGCCGCCGCGCTGGCCGACGCGGAGCCGGCCGGGCCGCGCTGGTGGCGCTGGACCGCCTTCGTCCTCTGGGGCCTGATCACCCTGGCGCTGGCGTTCGCAATGCCGGTCATGGGAATCGAGATCGGCCTCCCCTTTGGTGCGGCCTGGCTGGCGGGCATCCTGCTGTTGGCGGCGCTGCACGCCGGCTACCGGCTGGCGGTCGGCGGGGCGACCGCGCGGCATCTGGTCGGTTTGGGCCTCCTGGCGATGGTATTCTCGGGCGCGGTCTTCGGGCGCTTCCTTCCGTCTCTGGAGCCGGCCTTCATCGCCCCGCGCCTGGTCGAGGCCCTGCCGGCGCGGGCCGGCTGCGAACGCCCCTGGCTGGCCAGTGCGGGCTTCACCGAGCCGAGCCTGGTCTTCCTGACCGAAACCCGCACCGTCCTGGGCGGCGGGGCGGAAGCGGCCGACCACCTGGCGGCCCATCCCCGGTGCGGCGTCGCCGCGGTCGAAGCGCGCCAGCGGGACGCCTTTCTTGACCGGCTGGGGACCACGGGCCACAAGGTGGTCGCGATGGAGACGGTTGCAGGCTTCAACTACGCCAGGGGACGGCCGGTGGCGATCACGATCTATGTCAGCGAAGGGCCGCAATGAGCGAGGCCAACCCGCTTCTGGCGGCCGGGGAGCGCCGCCTGGCCGAGGTCCGCGGCCGCTACCTGCTGCCCTGGCAGATCGCGCTCTACGAAGCCATCCTGGCGGCGGCGGTCGTCGGCTCGGCCGGCTTCGACCTGTGGCTGACGACGAAGCTGCATCAGTCGCAGGGGATGCTGGCCACGGCGTTGCGGACCGTCGAGGACCTGGGCGACAGCAAGTGGTTCATCGTGCCGAGCGCCTGCTGGCTGCTGGCCTGTCTGTTGCTGTTCCGGCTGGCCGGCGATCCGGAAGTCCGCCGCCGTCTGCGCTGGTGGACGGTCAGCCTCGCCTATCTTCTGGCCTCGGTCTCGGTCTCCGGCATCATCGCCAACATCTTCAAGACCGTCTTCGGCCGCGCGCGTCCCATGGCGCTGAGCCCCGGCGAGACGGCGGAGTGGACCCTGTTCGCCTTCGACTGGCGGCTGCAGTCCTTCCCCTCGGGCCACGCCACGACGCTGTTCTCGGCGGCAGTGGCGCTTTCGGTCCTGTTTCCGCGCTTCCGCTGGTTCTTCATCGGCGCGGCGGTGGCGGGCTCCTTCGGCCGGCTCGCCATCGGGGCGCACTTCTTCGCCGACATCGTCGCCGGCGCGGCGCTGGGCGGGTTCACCGCATGGTGGCTGAAGGGTTTCATGGCGCGCCGGGGCGTCGCGCCCTTGGCGGCATCGGCATGAAGATGCGCGCCGCCGGCCTCGGCCGCATCCGCGACATCTGCCTCGTGGCGGGGCTGTTGCTTGCGCCGGTGGCGATCTATGTGCCCCTCGATCACTGGTTGGCGGGACTTTTCCATCTCGGCGGCGGCGAGTTCTGGCTGACCGATTCCTGGGTCGGCACGGCCTTTCACGGCTATATCCGTCCGGCCTTCTACTGGCTGCTGGCCGCCCTTGTGGTCGCCCTGGCGGTCCGCAGCTTCCGCATGCCGGGACACCGCTGGCTGACGGTCCGGCGGCTGCTCTATGTCGGCGCGGTCGTGGGTCTCGGACTCGGTCTGGTCACCAACAACATCCTCAAGGACCGCTTCGACCGGCCCCGGCCGATGCAGACGGTCGAGTATGGCGGCGAGGCGCGCTATCAGCCGCCCGTGCTGCCGGCGAAGGGATGCGAGCGGAACTGCTCCTTCGTCTCCGGCGACGCCGCGGCGGGCTTCGTCCTGATCGCCCTGCCGCTCGCGTTCGCCTCCGGCCGCCGGCGCTGGCAGATGATGAAAGTGACGCTCTGGATCGGCGCGATGGTGGGGCTGCTGCGGATGCTGAACGGCTCCCACTACCTGTTCGACGTGGTCTATGCCGGGCTGATCAACGTCGCCATTGCCGCGGTTCTGTGGCGTCCGTTCATGCGCTGGCGCTGGGCGGAGATCAGGGCGCTGCCCGGGCGGCTCGCGGCGATGGGCCGCGCAGCGGGCGAGGGGGCGGCCTTCGCCTGGCGCTGGCTGCGCCATCCCCGCTGAATGCTGATTTCGCGGTTGCGGAATCGCGCGCCACGCAATAATGTTGCGCGCAGAATGGCCGATGGGTACTTTTCATGCAGCGCGTAAAGCTCGACGGCATCGACCGGCGGATCCTCGCCGATCTGCAGGCTGACGGCCGGATCACCAATGTGGAACTGGCCCGACGGGTCGGTATCTCCGCGCCGCCCTGCCTGCGCCGGGTGCGCGCTCTGGAAGACGCCGGCTACATCCAGGGCTATCACGCCCACCTCGCACCCGAACTGCTGGGCTTCGGTGTCACGGTCTTCGCCATGGTGGGGCTGGAGAATCAGGCAGAGAACGATCTCAAGGCGTTCGAAACCCGGGTGCGCAACTGGCCGCTGGTGCGCGAGTGCACCATGCTGGCCGGCGAGATCGACTTCATCCTGAAGGTCGTGGCGAAGGACTGGGAAGCCTATCAGCACTTCCTGACGACGGAACTCACCGCCGCCCCGAACGTCGCTCACGTGAAGACTTCGCTCGGCATCCGGCAGTCCAAGTACGAACCCGGCGTCCCCGTCGAACTGGCCGAGACCCAGGCGAGTGACTAGCGCCGCTCCGTGTCTGTCAGAAGCAGATTTCAGGCCGGCCCGCCCTAAATGCCCAGATTCACGAATTCAGATCTTCAAGAACCGGACGCTGACATGGCTTTCATTTAACATTTCAAGAGAGATTTGCAGGCTTCGTGAAAAGAAATCATCCCTATTGGGTGGCAGGCGGGTAATTATTTCAGCCAGACCGGATTGAATAATTGCCCTAGTGCAATCTGAGCATGGAAACAGTGATGTATAGATTCGGCAATTTTCAGAGCTAATACCAGCTCTCGCCATATTGTATATAGAATTTCTCTCCGCATGTTCATACCAATAGTATTTTTCATTATCTTCACGTGAATGTCTTTGA encodes the following:
- a CDS encoding ArnT family glycosyltransferase, whose amino-acid sequence is MAGMTPAAIINRIDAWPRRWRYGLLTLVALAFFLPGLFSIPPVDRDESRFAQATKQMLETGDLVDIRFQDQARHKKPAGIYWLQAAAVSLTGERQAIWAYRLPSLVSAVAAVLLTAAIGGMLFGPGVGFAAAAIMAAAVLLNVEARTAKTDAALLAFTLAALALMVRVIQGRARAVLSAYGFWAALGAGFLIKGPILFLPVAGLGLAESWRRRGLGWIAGLRPLTGVLLFAIVAAPWFVAIGMATDGGFFAESIGKDMLAKVAGGQESHGAPPGLYLALAPLTFWPFSLLGLLALPWIWRSRRRGEVLLLLGWALLTWVVFALTPTKLAHYVLPAYPALAILAAAALADAEPAGPRWWRWTAFVLWGLITLALAFAMPVMGIEIGLPFGAAWLAGILLLAALHAGYRLAVGGATARHLVGLGLLAMVFSGAVFGRFLPSLEPAFIAPRLVEALPARAGCERPWLASAGFTEPSLVFLTETRTVLGGGAEAADHLAAHPRCGVAAVEARQRDAFLDRLGTTGHKVVAMETVAGFNYARGRPVAITIYVSEGPQ
- a CDS encoding phosphatase PAP2 family protein codes for the protein MKMRAAGLGRIRDICLVAGLLLAPVAIYVPLDHWLAGLFHLGGGEFWLTDSWVGTAFHGYIRPAFYWLLAALVVALAVRSFRMPGHRWLTVRRLLYVGAVVGLGLGLVTNNILKDRFDRPRPMQTVEYGGEARYQPPVLPAKGCERNCSFVSGDAAAGFVLIALPLAFASGRRRWQMMKVTLWIGAMVGLLRMLNGSHYLFDVVYAGLINVAIAAVLWRPFMRWRWAEIRALPGRLAAMGRAAGEGAAFAWRWLRHPR
- a CDS encoding Lrp/AsnC family transcriptional regulator; translation: MQRVKLDGIDRRILADLQADGRITNVELARRVGISAPPCLRRVRALEDAGYIQGYHAHLAPELLGFGVTVFAMVGLENQAENDLKAFETRVRNWPLVRECTMLAGEIDFILKVVAKDWEAYQHFLTTELTAAPNVAHVKTSLGIRQSKYEPGVPVELAETQASD
- a CDS encoding deoxycytidylate deaminase — its product is MNIDQNHLSEPTKWDIRFMKLADFIAEWSEDSSRKVGAIIVGPANEIRSTGFNGLARGINATPHQRHSREDNEKYYWYEHAERNSIYNMARAGISSENCRIYTSLFPCSDCTRAIIQSGLAEIITRLPPNRDDFFSRSLQISLEMLNESHVSVRFLKI
- a CDS encoding phosphatase PAP2 family protein codes for the protein MSEANPLLAAGERRLAEVRGRYLLPWQIALYEAILAAAVVGSAGFDLWLTTKLHQSQGMLATALRTVEDLGDSKWFIVPSACWLLACLLLFRLAGDPEVRRRLRWWTVSLAYLLASVSVSGIIANIFKTVFGRARPMALSPGETAEWTLFAFDWRLQSFPSGHATTLFSAAVALSVLFPRFRWFFIGAAVAGSFGRLAIGAHFFADIVAGAALGGFTAWWLKGFMARRGVAPLAASA